A section of the Pseudophryne corroboree isolate aPseCor3 chromosome 11, aPseCor3.hap2, whole genome shotgun sequence genome encodes:
- the ANO5 gene encoding anoctamin-5 isoform X3, whose amino-acid sequence MLRSGKKEEETLIEMSAATDDDISVLTEIRTPDTEGEDLSGPLYEINSNAESEPPCNSEGLSSTESSFLITNHQRIDKHHQSKDSVFFRDGVRRIDFVLSYLDEPQMEKKAERRKQFELNLQKAGLELETEDKKESENGKIYFVKIHAPWEVLSTYAEVLNIKVPIKENDLDDKAGNPLNYVLKLFRLPDKVMNPEPDYFTAPFSKQRQELFLIHDENTFFSPATRNRIVYYILSRCPYGTSEDKRKFGLKRLLSNGTYNAAFPLHDCQYWKKSPEEKCDNERYTLYSHWARFGKFYKEQPLDLIRKYYGEKIGIYFAWLGFYTEMLFYAAVVGFLCFLYGLVTMDNSNSSKEICDKDIGGQIIMCPLCDQRCEFWRLNSTCEPSQYSHLFDNVATLFFAIFMGIWVTLFLEFWKRRQARLEYEWDLVDFEEEQQQLQLRPEYEAKCTQKKKNPVTQEIELVIKRSPANICGKIFLCWMTIVFWITLIIASMIAVIVYRLAVYAAFASVMENNDTLEPISGLLTPQLATSVTASCLNFIMIMILNFLYERVAIWITDMEIPRTHLEYENRLTMKMFLFQFVNYYSSCFYVAFFKGKFVGFPGEYTYMFSRWRNEECDPAGCLIELTTQLTIVMAGKQIWGNIQEALVPWMMNWWRRRKTTHSPENLYSRWEQDYDMQVFGPLGLFYEYLEMVIQFGFITLFVASFPLAPLLALLNNILEIRVDSWKLTTQFRRPFAAKAHSIGVWQEILNAVAILSVVTNAFIVAFTSDMIPRLVYYYAYSESGDSGYISSSLSVFDISDFNNISMPLENIMNVTFCRYRDYRYPPDHEKRYLHTMQFWHILAAKMAFIIIMEHVVFLVKFFVAWLIPDVPSEVKARVKREKYLTQKILHEYELYKLKQKLSERDHCIAVTKEIIATEGKVQLSAAM is encoded by the exons GGCCTGAGCAGCACAGAAAGTTCCTTTCTCATCACCAACCACCAGAGG ATAGATAAACACCACCAGAGTAAGGACTCCGTCTTCTTCCGCGATGGGGTCCGGAGAATCGATTTTGTGCTCTCCTATCTGGATGAACCACAGATGGAGAAGAAAGCG GAGAGGAGGAAACAGTTTGAATTAAATCTGCAGAAGGCCGGGCTGGAGCTAGAGACTGAGGACAAGAAG GAATCTGAAAATGGAAAAATCTATTTTGTTAAAATCCACGCACCCTGGGAGGTCCTCTCCACCTACGCGGAGGTGCTGAACATTAAGGTGCCCATTAAGGAGAATGACCTGGACGACAAAGCTGGCAACCCTTTGAATTACGTGTTGAAGCTCTTCAGACTGCCGGACAAAGTCATGAACCCGGAGCCGGACTATTTCACCGCCCCATTCAGCAAGCAGCGACAGGAGCTGTTCCTCATCCATGATGAGAACACGTTCTTCTCCCCGGCCACCAGGAACAGGATA GTGTATTACATCCTCTCCCGCTGCCCGTACGGAACATCAGAAGATAAGAGAAAGTTTGGACTGAAGAGGCTACTGAGCAACGGGACTTACAACGCCGCCTTTCCACTCCATGAT TGTCAGTACTGGAAGAAGTCTCCGGAGGAGAAGTGCGACAATGAGCGTTACACCCTGTACAGTCATTGGGCCAGGTTTGGCAAGTTTTACAAAGAGCAGCCTCTGGACCTCATTAG GAAATATTACGGAGAGAAGATCGGAATCTATTTTGCCTGGCTGGGTTTCTACACGGAAATGTTATTTTATGCTGCGGTTGTGGGATTTTTATGCTTCCTTTATGGCTTGGTAACCATGGATAACAGTAACAGTAG TAAAGAAATCTGTGATAAGGACATTGGCGGTCAGATTATCATGTGTCCTTTATGCGATCAGAGATGTGAGTTCTGGAGGCTAAACTCCACCTGTGAACCCTCGCAg TATTCTCATTTGTTTGACAATGTGGCGACGCTTTTCTTTGCAATATTCATGGGAATATGGG TAACTTTGTTCCTGGAGTTTTGGAAGCGGAGACAGGCCAGGCTGGAGTACGAATGGGACTTGGTGGATTTTGAAGAAGAACAGCAACAACTTCAGCTAAGACCGGAATATGAAGCCAAATGTACTCAGAAGAAAAAAAATCCAGTCACTCAG GAGATAGAACTGGTCATAAAGCGAAGTCCTGCAAATATCTGTGGGAAGATATTTCTGTGCTGGATGACTATTGTGTTCTGG atcaccctgatcatagccagcatGATCGCGGTTATAGTGTATCGGCTGGCCGTCTATGCTGCGTTCGCCAGCGTCATGGAGAACAACGACACGCTGGAACCCATCAGCGGATTGCTGACCCCGCAGCTGGCCACCTCAGTGACAGCGTCCTGTCTGAACTTTATCATGATCATGATCCTGAACTTCCTGTATGAACGCGTGGCGATCTGGATTACCGACATGG AAATCCCCAGGACGCACCTGGAGTACGAGAACCGCCTCACCATGAAAATGTTCCTCTTCCAGTTTGTCAACTACTATTCGTCGTGTTTCTACGTGGCGTTCTTCAAGGGCAAGTTTGTGGGTTTCCCCGGAGAATACACCTATATGTTCAGCCGCTGGCGCAATGAGGAG TGCGATCCGGCCGGCTGTCTGATAGAACTCACCACTCAGCTCACTATCGTCATGGCTGGAAAGCAGATCTGGGGGAATATTCAAGAGGCCCTTGTTCC GTGGATGATGAACTGGTGGAGGAGACGGAAAACCACTCACAGCCCAGAGAATTTATACAGCCGCTGGGAGCAGGACTACGACATGCAGGTGTTTGGTCCTCTGGGCCTCTTCTACGAATACCTTGAAATGG TAATTCAGTTTGGGTTCATCACGTTGTTCGTGGCGTCTTTCCCGCTGGCGCCGCTTCTCGCTCTGCTCAACAACATCCTGGAAATCCGCGTTGACTCCTGGAAACTGACCACGCAGTTCAGGCGCCCGTTTGCGGCCAAAGCCCACAGCATCGGGGTGTGGCAGGAGATCCTGAACGCAGTGGCCATTCTGTCCGTGGTGACGAAT GCTTTTATTGTCGCCTTTACTTCCGACATGATCCCCCGCCTGGTGTACTATTACGCCTACTCGGAAAGCGGCGATTCGGGTTACATCAGCAGCAGTCTGTCCGTGTTTGACATCAGTGATTTCAATAACATCAGCATGCCGCTGGAGAATATAATGAATGTTACGTTTTGCAG GTACAGAGACTATCGTTATCCTCCCGACCACGAGAAGAGATACTTACACACCATGCAGTTCTGGCATATACTGGCTGCAAAAATGGCCTTTATAATAATTATGGAG CATGTGGTGTTTCTCGTCAAGTTCTTTGTGGCCTGGCTGATCCCCGACGTCCCGTCCGAAGTGAAGGCCAGAGTCAAACGAGAAAAGTATTTAACACAAAAGATCCTCCACGAGTATGAGCTGTACAAGCTGAAGCAGAAGCTGAGCGAGAGAGACCACTGCATCGCCGTGACCAAAGAAATCATTGCCACGGAGGGGAAGGTTCAGCTCTCCGCGGCCATGTAG
- the ANO5 gene encoding anoctamin-5 isoform X5, whose translation MLRSGKKEEETLIEMSAATDDDISVLTEIRTPDTEGEDLSGPLYEINSNAESEPPCNSEIDKHHQSKDSVFFRDGVRRIDFVLSYLDEPQMEKKAERRKQFELNLQKAGLELETEDKKESENGKIYFVKIHAPWEVLSTYAEVLNIKVPIKENDLDDKAGNPLNYVLKLFRLPDKVMNPEPDYFTAPFSKQRQELFLIHDENTFFSPATRNRIVYYILSRCPYGTSEDKRKFGLKRLLSNGTYNAAFPLHDCQYWKKSPEEKCDNERYTLYSHWARFGKFYKEQPLDLIRKYYGEKIGIYFAWLGFYTEMLFYAAVVGFLCFLYGLVTMDNSNSSKEICDKDIGGQIIMCPLCDQRCEFWRLNSTCEPSQYSHLFDNVATLFFAIFMGIWVTLFLEFWKRRQARLEYEWDLVDFEEEQQQLQLRPEYEAKCTQKKKNPVTQEIELVIKRSPANICGKIFLCWMTIVFWITLIIASMIAVIVYRLAVYAAFASVMENNDTLEPISGLLTPQLATSVTASCLNFIMIMILNFLYERVAIWITDMEIPRTHLEYENRLTMKMFLFQFVNYYSSCFYVAFFKGKFVGFPGEYTYMFSRWRNEECDPAGCLIELTTQLTIVMAGKQIWGNIQEALVPWMMNWWRRRKTTHSPENLYSRWEQDYDMQVFGPLGLFYEYLEMVIQFGFITLFVASFPLAPLLALLNNILEIRVDSWKLTTQFRRPFAAKAHSIGVWQEILNAVAILSVVTNAFIVAFTSDMIPRLVYYYAYSESGDSGYISSSLSVFDISDFNNISMPLENIMNVTFCRYRDYRYPPDHEKRYLHTMQFWHILAAKMAFIIIMEHVVFLVKFFVAWLIPDVPSEVKARVKREKYLTQKILHEYELYKLKQKLSERDHCIAVTKEIIATEGKVQLSAAM comes from the exons ATAGATAAACACCACCAGAGTAAGGACTCCGTCTTCTTCCGCGATGGGGTCCGGAGAATCGATTTTGTGCTCTCCTATCTGGATGAACCACAGATGGAGAAGAAAGCG GAGAGGAGGAAACAGTTTGAATTAAATCTGCAGAAGGCCGGGCTGGAGCTAGAGACTGAGGACAAGAAG GAATCTGAAAATGGAAAAATCTATTTTGTTAAAATCCACGCACCCTGGGAGGTCCTCTCCACCTACGCGGAGGTGCTGAACATTAAGGTGCCCATTAAGGAGAATGACCTGGACGACAAAGCTGGCAACCCTTTGAATTACGTGTTGAAGCTCTTCAGACTGCCGGACAAAGTCATGAACCCGGAGCCGGACTATTTCACCGCCCCATTCAGCAAGCAGCGACAGGAGCTGTTCCTCATCCATGATGAGAACACGTTCTTCTCCCCGGCCACCAGGAACAGGATA GTGTATTACATCCTCTCCCGCTGCCCGTACGGAACATCAGAAGATAAGAGAAAGTTTGGACTGAAGAGGCTACTGAGCAACGGGACTTACAACGCCGCCTTTCCACTCCATGAT TGTCAGTACTGGAAGAAGTCTCCGGAGGAGAAGTGCGACAATGAGCGTTACACCCTGTACAGTCATTGGGCCAGGTTTGGCAAGTTTTACAAAGAGCAGCCTCTGGACCTCATTAG GAAATATTACGGAGAGAAGATCGGAATCTATTTTGCCTGGCTGGGTTTCTACACGGAAATGTTATTTTATGCTGCGGTTGTGGGATTTTTATGCTTCCTTTATGGCTTGGTAACCATGGATAACAGTAACAGTAG TAAAGAAATCTGTGATAAGGACATTGGCGGTCAGATTATCATGTGTCCTTTATGCGATCAGAGATGTGAGTTCTGGAGGCTAAACTCCACCTGTGAACCCTCGCAg TATTCTCATTTGTTTGACAATGTGGCGACGCTTTTCTTTGCAATATTCATGGGAATATGGG TAACTTTGTTCCTGGAGTTTTGGAAGCGGAGACAGGCCAGGCTGGAGTACGAATGGGACTTGGTGGATTTTGAAGAAGAACAGCAACAACTTCAGCTAAGACCGGAATATGAAGCCAAATGTACTCAGAAGAAAAAAAATCCAGTCACTCAG GAGATAGAACTGGTCATAAAGCGAAGTCCTGCAAATATCTGTGGGAAGATATTTCTGTGCTGGATGACTATTGTGTTCTGG atcaccctgatcatagccagcatGATCGCGGTTATAGTGTATCGGCTGGCCGTCTATGCTGCGTTCGCCAGCGTCATGGAGAACAACGACACGCTGGAACCCATCAGCGGATTGCTGACCCCGCAGCTGGCCACCTCAGTGACAGCGTCCTGTCTGAACTTTATCATGATCATGATCCTGAACTTCCTGTATGAACGCGTGGCGATCTGGATTACCGACATGG AAATCCCCAGGACGCACCTGGAGTACGAGAACCGCCTCACCATGAAAATGTTCCTCTTCCAGTTTGTCAACTACTATTCGTCGTGTTTCTACGTGGCGTTCTTCAAGGGCAAGTTTGTGGGTTTCCCCGGAGAATACACCTATATGTTCAGCCGCTGGCGCAATGAGGAG TGCGATCCGGCCGGCTGTCTGATAGAACTCACCACTCAGCTCACTATCGTCATGGCTGGAAAGCAGATCTGGGGGAATATTCAAGAGGCCCTTGTTCC GTGGATGATGAACTGGTGGAGGAGACGGAAAACCACTCACAGCCCAGAGAATTTATACAGCCGCTGGGAGCAGGACTACGACATGCAGGTGTTTGGTCCTCTGGGCCTCTTCTACGAATACCTTGAAATGG TAATTCAGTTTGGGTTCATCACGTTGTTCGTGGCGTCTTTCCCGCTGGCGCCGCTTCTCGCTCTGCTCAACAACATCCTGGAAATCCGCGTTGACTCCTGGAAACTGACCACGCAGTTCAGGCGCCCGTTTGCGGCCAAAGCCCACAGCATCGGGGTGTGGCAGGAGATCCTGAACGCAGTGGCCATTCTGTCCGTGGTGACGAAT GCTTTTATTGTCGCCTTTACTTCCGACATGATCCCCCGCCTGGTGTACTATTACGCCTACTCGGAAAGCGGCGATTCGGGTTACATCAGCAGCAGTCTGTCCGTGTTTGACATCAGTGATTTCAATAACATCAGCATGCCGCTGGAGAATATAATGAATGTTACGTTTTGCAG GTACAGAGACTATCGTTATCCTCCCGACCACGAGAAGAGATACTTACACACCATGCAGTTCTGGCATATACTGGCTGCAAAAATGGCCTTTATAATAATTATGGAG CATGTGGTGTTTCTCGTCAAGTTCTTTGTGGCCTGGCTGATCCCCGACGTCCCGTCCGAAGTGAAGGCCAGAGTCAAACGAGAAAAGTATTTAACACAAAAGATCCTCCACGAGTATGAGCTGTACAAGCTGAAGCAGAAGCTGAGCGAGAGAGACCACTGCATCGCCGTGACCAAAGAAATCATTGCCACGGAGGGGAAGGTTCAGCTCTCCGCGGCCATGTAG